The Camelina sativa cultivar DH55 chromosome 16, Cs, whole genome shotgun sequence sequence GTTTCATAAGTGAAGTTCTGAAAAAAGTTTTGACTTCTTCAATGACATGATCTCCCACTGTGTCCCAACATTCTTTATAGAACCTAGCTGTTAGTCCATCTGGTCCTGGTGTCTTGTCATCCCCAATCAGGCATACTGCATCATGAATTTCTTTGTCGCTAAATTCTCTTGTTAAACTGGCATTGATTTCATCCGTTACAGTGGCTGTGAAATCAGAAAATTCAATAGGAGAGACATAATGACTACTTATGTAAAAAATTCAATAGAAAATCTCTAACTCTAtgtctatttattaaaaatgcttctcttttaatagtatagatttattatttttaaacaaaaatggGTATGGTTGTTTCAAGGTTATACTGAACTctattcaatttattaatttcttaattctATGAAATTCAAGTGTTGCTCAAAATTCAGTAGTTTTGTATAACaacattatttaaaatcaatttaacaaaaaagctagtgtaacaaaacatttttttgataGGAATTCAAAGTATTATTTGAAACTAGGTCAATACAGCACGTAcaaataaaacctctataaaatGATATTCAACAACTTAATAAATacgacaaaataataaattttgttgttcttaGTCGTGCTAATgtaaaaattgacaaaattgtataagatgataaattaatattttttaaaagtattctATTTAAATTATGATCCCAATGATATTATAAATTAGTAGTGGTAGAAATCAACATGTAGTTTTGTATAAACGAAAAATTAAGAGATCTCTTCACTTTATAGTgattgatgaatgatgatcaTTAATTTGCAATTGAAGGACGAAACTGAACTGAAACGGGATAATGGGGCAATAtggacaatatatataaattgtgggGGCGATACAAAAAAAGCAACCTTTCTTTGGTGAGAATTTGTGTTCTACTGCAAGAAATGGATACCAAGTGTTCGACGAAAGTTCTCAATACCTTGACCGTGGGAGACGACGACGATACACACTTGTGGGAAGAGTTATCGCGCTCAATTATTTTAATAGAACACGTGACCCTCACGTGAACAAAACCCAACTGACTCTGCTGacccttccttcttctttataTAGATCCCTTTCTTCGTCTTCCCTTCACTCTTGCTTGACCCCATTTTCTCGAGAAAAGTTGAGAAAGAAAAGCTCAATTCTTGTTTTCTCGGAACGTTTCGTTTTCAATTCCAGCAAGATCATGGAGATGGATCCATCAGACGTGAAGAAACTTGTAGCAAATGATTCTTCGTAAGTAGTCAGTCAAAATCTCATCCTCTCCgagtaattttaatttatgctTCTCCCTTAAATTTTCTCTGAGAATTCGTGTTCATCCAGAGACTCAGCCGCAGAAGAATCtgaagagaagaaactaaacGCCACTTCTGTTTCAGCTTTTGATATGATACTCAAGGTTTGATTTTGCACAAACTTAACAAGCGCCTGAATCTctcttgtttaattttgattcatgtttccaagaatgtgatttttttttgcagtctCTTTGGAAGATTAGCGTTTTCTTAAGCGATTTTTTGATGAGTTATGTTAAAGAAGCACAGCACAACCTCACAGATGATGAATCTGTTCATCCACAAGACATACTTCGTATCTTCCTTCTCAAAAAACTCAGTCTCGCTCATCCTCTGGTCTCTTCTCTCATCTTTTAAAACCTGTTCATTACTTCTTTCTCaagattcatatgttttttaatttgttgttgtctatTATTATATACTCTTCAGGACGCAAATGGTGTTTGTGACCTGTTTCTTAACATCTTGGAGCATCTGCCGCGCTGGAATTCACACTTTGAAGTGAAGGAAGTGTCGAAAAAGATTTGCAATAGATGCAAGATGGGTATGGAATATCCAGTTGAACGTTCTTTTGGTCTGATCATCAATGCTGGTTCCCTCAGAGTAGTCAAGGCAAGTCCTTAAATCAATCTCTTAAGCAAATGAGAAGAAACCTATGTAATTTGAAAGTGAGGCTAGAAgcgtttttgtttattacagGCATTATTCGAGAATCTTACATTCGATAAGATCCTTCAGATCATCAGGATAGATCTTAAGATGCCTTGTGATAAGGAAGGATGTGGGAAAATAAACTATGTTCAACGTATGATAAACAAACTTCCTACTGTTTTCACAATTGGTAAGCTTTGAAGTTAGATTGGTCATTACACATTAGCTTAATAATGCACTAGATTTACCCTTTTAATTATTCTTGTATTGTTTAGCACTTGAGTGGGAGAACAATGAGCCTCTAGGAGAGTTATTCAATACTACTTCTGTTCTGACAACTGAGATAGATATCAAAACGATATACCTATACGAAGGTGACAGTGAATGCACTAAATACCGTCTTGTCTCAATGGTAAGGGCTAATTATCTAGTTCGTTCAGTTCCATTTGGGTTTCCCATGAAAGATTTTGTTACCAGAAACAACTCCAATGTTCATACATACAGGTTTGCTCGCATGGAGATGGATACAACTGTGTAGCTTATGAAAACAATGGATGGGTCAGACATTTTCGTTCTGAGAAAGAGGTAAAAGAGCTTATACTTTTATGGTGAAAGACAAGCAAGTTACTCGATCTATGACTGAGTTATGTATGTTGGCTGTCCAGGTTATTGGAGACTGGGGTGGTGTTCTCAGCAAATTCCGAGAACTGCATATTCGACCTGAGATTCTATTTTTTGAAAACGTAGGTAAGCTCCTATGAGTGAATACttgcttgtgtttttcttttattatgcGTGTGTGTGTTTCTCAACTCCACCTACTTGAATTGCAGGCTATGCAGCAAGACGAGATTGTGTCTGGGCAGAAATCTGAAGGCTAAGAGAAGCTTTTTCAACAGTGTAGGATTGGGATTGATGTATAGACAAAAAGTGTCTCGAGTCATAAGTACTCAAAACCTTATACGAGTATGGTAGAAAAATGGGTAGGAAAGGGATTGATGTATATACCAAAAGTGTTGAGTCTTTAAGCCAAAAACGTTATAGGAGTTAGTAGAACAATGCTTTGGAGGTGTTGTTGCACCATTGTGAACAgattttttagtgttttcttcCTCACATCCTGATTGTTATGACGACCTGGATGAAGTAGTTAAATATCATTCTTCCAAATTCAACACTTGTTAGGCCGATAATGTTGGTTTAGTTTCTTTAGTGCGTATTTCGTATTAGTGTActgatttacattttgataCAGTAAAACTGTAAAAGTGGCATGTGAGACTGTGAGAGCATGCAAGGTACAATAATGCTTTATGAAATCACAAGTATAAAAACATCAAAGCCTTATGCAAAAGAATCGTCCCAAACATTTTGCATTGGAACTCTGTTCTGAAACagagttacaaaaaaaatctaaatgaaTCTAACGTCCATGACTCGAAACATAGAGGCTATGTTAATGAAGTCACATAAACATGATAATGAATAAACCACATTTTCCCCTTCATACATTAAGAAGACTATAGAATTCAGACTTATGGAAGTTTTAGTTAATAGTATTAACTTAATATATTGTGATAAtgaataaataaccaatatcttGGAGGAAAACGTTGTTCAGCCCCTACTTGTGAGTACCAGTGCAATCACTCTAGCAACTGAATGTGTAAGGATGATTTTGAAGATTGATGACATCGTTACTGTGAGGTAGTGAAGACATCATTGCACACCATTAAACAAGacagaaaaatattttgagattCATGAAGATATGCGTATTTAGACCCAAGCAAACTTGTGTCCGTCAAGTTATAATTCACAGCATGCATTTGAggttcaaaaccaaaaacaatatatctGCAAAATGCAGATTTGCATTTAATGAATTGTGTAGTGCATGTTGTTTATCCAGTGTCTAGACAGCCCAGTGACAGAGTGATTTCCGGTATTGAAAAAAGCTGATTTATCATGGAGGAGTCAAACAATGCCAAATATTGATGCTTCAGGGTAAAAAGACACAAAACTCTGATGTGTTTTTTGTATTGAGATTACTGTCccttattttctcaaattttactGTCCTTGATCAAATTCTCCTGTATAACTGTCACATTTCCTCAAAACCCTTGACATAAACAAGTTGTCATACTTTATAAGCTTCTCAAATTCAGTTCAGAAAATTTCTGCACTTCTTGGACTAATAGAGGCGTCAATTACCCCAAGAGTCTCCTCAGATTCCGAAGGATTCGACGAAGTAAAAAGGTCTTGAAAATAGGAAACTGCAATGTTCTGGACCTCATTGTCCTCCGTCGACCAAATACCATGCTGATCATGGAGGCCGACTATCCGATTCCGAACCCGACGTTGTTTTGTCTGAGCATGGAAATAACTAGTATTATGGTCACCCAGTCGCATCCACCTGCTCCTAATTATCTGATACCAATAAACCTCCTCATCCCGATATGCCTCCCTCAACTGCCATGTAAGTTCCGCAAGCTCATCAACCGAAGTAGCATCATTCTCCTGGGCTGCCGCTAATTTTGATTTCAGATCCTCAATTGTCTCCTGTCCAAATGGTACTTGGGCGTTCCTCCATTGAGAGATATAACGACAACAAGTGGCCACTTTGTCAACTAAAGAGGTGTTTGGCAAGTTTGACCCCACATTCCACCCCTCAGCAATGGCACCAAAGAAACCCTCCTTATCCAGCCAACGCCTATCAAACCGAAAGCTCCGTCGACCTCTTTGGGTCTTGTCCGCAATCACAGCCAACACCGGCTTATGATCCGATGCAATCATTGTTAAATACTCTGTAAACGAGTCAGTAAACATATCATGCCACTGTTCATTTGCTAAAACCCGGTCTAGCCGACATCGAATCGGTTTTTTATCTCGCCATCCTCGCCATGACAGACTATCACCCAAAGATGGAAACTCCAATAGGCCACAGTGACGAACCATTGTATTAAAGGGCACAAAGGAGGAGGCATGGCGTAATTTGCCACCCCGCTTCTCATGATTGCCTTTTATTTCGTTGGAATCCCCAATTAAAAATAAGTGTAGATCCCTACCTAAACCAATCCTGGTTAAGCGTTCCCAAACCAAATCCCGGTTCTTTGGAACGGGGTCCCCATaaacaaatgacaaaaaaattaacttccCTTTATAATCAACTTCGACATCAATTATTCGAttggattcaaataaaatagaaaccTTATtagtactattattattattataaaataataccaAACCAATACTACAACCAAGAGGTTCaactgtttttaaagctgaataaccaaaatgaccaacaaaaggttctaaaaaagaataagattgtctagtttcagataaaaacaagaaatctgGCTGATGCTTCCCCCACAAGTCCCTGAGATACCCAATAGTAGCTTTATTGCCTAGCCCTAGCAGTTCCAACTCAAAATCTTCATTTGAAAGTCTTCGGCAAAGGTGGTTTAGCTCCACCAGCAGCACCCTTCTGGACTTCCTGTGTCTTGAGTGCTAAATTATCCCCATACAAAGCATGATCCTTAAGATCGAACGTTTGCGGGGATTACGCACATAAACATTCAATTTCTTGGAACACATACCTTGAAACCGCATGAGACCTTTCCCCTTGCGAGGCTTCTCTGCCATCAAAGTAGGTCCAACAACGACAGCCAAAGGTAGTTCGGCCTCCACGACAGTAGCAGCCGTTGCAATGGCCTGATTCTCACTAGTTGGGGACTCCTCCATAATATTGTCACTCACCTGCACATCGATACCTCCCTCCTCAACAGAAACCACACCCTCCCGAGGCACAGGAACCTGCTCCAAGGCTTGAACTGACTCATTGAACCCCGTATCCTCCTTTGAGTCTCCCTCCAAAGCGACTTCATGTTGAACTGATGCAGAGTTACCTCCTTCTGAGCCAGGGACCACAAAAGTATTTTCATGGTCCTCCGGGTCCGTAATAGGAGTCGCAACTGCTTCCCCAGAAATTGTCAAAGGGACACCCACCTCCTCAGCTTGAGCAACACCCTCACTAGCCTCAGCTGCATCCTCTTGAAACAAAGCCTTGTGTACCACCTTAACAGGTTTGGGGTCACTCACCGGAGTCTCAGCCGCAGGTACCCCTTCTGCTACCGTCTGCTGCACCTGAGCTTTGGTCTCCTTACCGACCTCCCGTAGATACCGATGATCATTGTACTGGACATATGTTTGGTAACGACGGTGTTTTGGCATTGGTTCCCCCACTGGAAAATCAGTACGACTTGTTGATCCCCTTGTAGACTTGCCCTCCAGGGAACGCTTCCAATCCAACAGTGTACCTTCGCTACCGGACTTACCTTTGTACCTTCCTTTGGCACCCCTATCCGAGCCAGCACCTCTCTGCGATATGACTGCACCCTTGTAACTTTGATACCTTCGCTCAACATCATCCTTAGGCAGGACTAGCGGAATCGAGCAGGCCTCCTCCATTGGTGGACAATGGTCTTCGTCATGGCACAAACTAAAGCACTTCTGACAGAAACTATACAACCGCTTGTATCGGAGTGATACAACCGTTTCTTCAACATTGAAGAACTCAACCTCAGTCTCAAACCGAAGAGGTTTCAGGCCATTTATCACCACTTGAACTCTCCCTCCATCGATATCCACCTCCAACACCGACCCCAAAGCTTCACCAATACTTCTGAAGGTTGGAACAACCCAGAACTGGAACAGTACCCCCATGACACGGACCCAAAAGGTTATAGACGATGGAAACCATCCAATGGTCAAAATGAAAGGGCGTCATCTTAAGAACTTCAAGGATGTCGGATTCgtcatcaaaatcgaattgGACCTTCCCCATCCTATGATCTGCACCAACAAATTTGCCTTCCAATTGCCATATCTGAGGAAACATGTGGATAAGCGACTTCATATCCTACGACCGTGGGTTCATACATCTCCCCACCACCGTTTTTGAGTAACCCTCAATGAGCGCAGCATTGTCAAAGTAAGGAACCTTGGCCTTACGCTTCATCCCCGAGGAGGTCACTCCTTTCGCACTCACACTCGAACCCAACACCACACTCTGCGACATCCCAAAGagtaatgaaacaaaaacagagagccAAGAAAGCagatagaaaaagaaacaagcCCCAAAAGAGAGAAGGAAGTATTGTGAATGATGATATCTCTGTTCTGCGAGAGAGACCTTTTTATACTCATCCTCCAGAAAATTCCACACCCAAACGTTTCCAAAAAAGACATAGCGTATCCAACAAATCCTATCTCGCAGAAGACGAGATCGCTAATCAACCGTATCAATCATACCAATCAGAGCTAATTTAATCtgaaaattaaaaccaaacagCCGTGTGACCCCATATCGTACTGTAAGATCCACCGATTGAGAGATCCGATCCTTCCATCTACCTTTAGTGGAAATGAGATCAGCAAAACACCAGAAATAAAGATGAGAAAACAGATCCGAAATCTTCTCAAGCTTCTGTGATATCTGGATCTGTCCAATCTTCTCCCCATTGCCAAATTGAATTCGGAAAATAAATCCTCCATCATGCAATCTCCGTCCCTCCACAGAGATACCAAGGATTAgcccacaaaaaccatgatgaaCCCAAAATAAGAACAGAAAGATAAAGCTCATTGTCGGGTCAAAGCCCTAGAGAAATCGCCATCGCCGTCGCTTAAAGTGTTGAACTAGCTAAATTTTATTGTCCAATATCAAACATTATTCTATAGTCTAACtaagattttagaaataattatattaatataaaaatttaatcaactttaatTATGTAACTAAAACCTCtgtctaaaaaagaaaaaatgctctctcttctctctaaacACAAACTCGCCGCCAGTAAGTTAACCAGCTCCAGTGGCTTTCTCAACACCGGAGTCGGGGTTCTCTCTTTATTTAGCTTTGTTCCTTCCTTTTTTCGGCACATCCCTCTCGTTTTTCTTCCAATGACATCAGATCTAgcttttcatatttatatttttaaagctTAAATCTTTCCATCCTTAGATTTGTGGCTTGGTTCTTGTGTTTTAGTCAAGCACAACTTCAGATCTGGTCGTTCCTTCCATGGCAGAGACAGTCTTCAACAGGTTTCTTCATTTTCTCAGATGAATAAATCTCACCATCGTAGATCTAGATCTCCTTCCTTTCCTCTTGAAGAGCCTTTATGGTTTCAAGATGTCTCACCGCTACCGTAATTCCTTGCTGGACCAACAAAAAGAGGGTCGCACGACACCTTATTTCGGGTCAAGTATTGTGATTCTTATCCGGGGTGTAATtaaaatgatgtatttttaagttgtttgtgttttttcccCTTTGTCTCTAGGAGTTTTTTGTGCTCGCCGGCTTATGCCTCTGAAAGGATTGATATCCTTGCCAGCTCTTGTATTACTTCTTTGAATCGCACCTTGTGGTCTATCAATGAAATCTAATtgacgaaatttttttttatgtaacttACAGTTGCTTTATTTATCGTAAATCtttgtaaaatatgtgtttttaaagatttaacttttaaatatattatttatagaaGTTCTGTATTTCTTTTCTAATTATTGGTTGATAAATTTTCACTCaa is a genomic window containing:
- the LOC104750321 gene encoding uncharacterized protein LOC104750321 isoform X2, which gives rise to MEMDPSDVKKLVANDSSDSAAEESEEKKLNATSVSAFDMILKSLWKISVFLSDFLMSYVKEAQHNLTDDESVHPQDILRIFLLKKLSLAHPLDANGVCDLFLNILEHLPRWNSHFEVKEVSKKICNRCKMGMEYPVERSFGLIINAGSLRVVKALFENLTFDKILQIIRIDLKMPCDKEGCGKINYVQRMINKLPTVFTIALEWENNEPLGELFNTTSVLTTEIDIKTIYLYEGDSECTKYRLVSMVCSHGDGYNCVAYENNGWVRHFRSEKEVIGDWGGVLSKFRELHIRPEILFFENVGYAARRDCVWAEI
- the LOC104753556 gene encoding uncharacterized protein LOC104753556, coding for MVRHCGLLEFPSLGDSLSWRGWRDKKPIRCRLDRVLANEQWHDMFTDSFTEYLTMIASDHKPVLAVIADKTQRGRRSFRFDRRWLDKEGFFGAIAEGWNVGSNLPNTSLVDKVATCCRYISQWRNAQVPFGQETIEDLKSKLAAAQENDATSVDELAELTWQLREAYRDEEVYWYQIIRSRWMRLGDHNTSYFHAQTKQRRVRNRIVGLHDQHGIWSTEDNEVQNIAVSYFQDLFTSSNPSESEETLGVIDASISPRSAEIF
- the LOC104750321 gene encoding uncharacterized protein LOC104750321 isoform X1, which translates into the protein MEMDPSDVKKLVANDSSDSAAEESEEKKLNATSVSAFDMILKSLWKISVFLSDFLMSYVKEAQHNLTDDESVHPQDILRIFLLKKLSLAHPLDANGVCDLFLNILEHLPRWNSHFEVKEVSKKICNRCKMGMEYPVERSFGLIINAGSLRVVKALFENLTFDKILQIIRIDLKMPCDKEGCGKINYVQRMINKLPTVFTIALEWENNEPLGELFNTTSVLTTEIDIKTIYLYEGDSECTKYRLVSMVCSHGDGYNCVAYENNGWVRHFRSEKEVIGDWGGVLSKFRELHIRPEILFFENAMQQDEIVSGQKSEG
- the LOC104750321 gene encoding uncharacterized protein LOC104750321 isoform X4, whose amino-acid sequence is MEMDPSDVKKLVANDSSDSAAEESEEKKLNATSVSAFDMILKSLWKISVFLSDFLMSYVKEAQHNLTDDESVHPQDILRIFLLKKLSLAHPLDANGVCDLFLNILEHLPRWNSHFEVKEVSKKICNRCKMGMEYPVERSFGLIINAGSLRVVKALFENLTFDKILQIIRIDLKMPCDKEGCGKINYVQRMINKLPTVFTIALEWENNEPLGELFNTTSVLTTEIDIKTIYLYEGDSECTKYRLVSMVCSHGDGYNCVAYENNGWVRHFRSEKEVIGDWGGVLSKFRELHIRPEILFFENVARRDCVWAEI
- the LOC104750321 gene encoding uncharacterized protein LOC104750321 isoform X3 — its product is MEMDPSDVKKLVANDSSDSAAEESEEKKLNATSVSAFDMILKSLWKISVFLSDFLMSYVKEAQHNLTDDESVHPQDILRIFLLKKLSLAHPLDANGVCDLFLNILEHLPRWNSHFEVKEVSKKICNRCKMGMEYPVERSFGLIINAGSLRVVKALFENLTFDKILQIIRIDLKMPCDKEGCGKINYVQRMINKLPTVFTIALEWENNEPLGELFNTTSVLTTEIDIKTIYLYEGDSECTKYRLVSMVCSHGDGYNCVAYENNGWVRHFRSEKEVIGDWGGVLSKFRELHIRPEILFFENQDEIVSGQKSEG